A genome region from Sphingomonas sp. BGYR3 includes the following:
- the ykgO gene encoding type B 50S ribosomal protein L36, which produces MKIVNSLKSLKDRHRDNRVIRRRGRIYVINKTQARFKARQG; this is translated from the coding sequence ATGAAGATCGTCAATTCTCTGAAGTCGCTCAAGGATCGCCACCGGGACAACCGCGTGATCCGCCGTCGCGGCCGCATCTACGTCATCAACAAGACCCAGGCCCGCTTCAAGGCCCGCCAGGGCTAA